The genome window GGCGCTCGACCTTGGGCGCCTCGGTCACGCGCAGAAGACGCGGGGATTCTTCACTCTCGCCGCCGGCGGCCTGGCTCTCGGCAGCAGCTGCCTGTTCGGGCTGGGCGGCCTGGGGCTCGGGCGCCTCATCGCCGCGCGAGCGGCGGCGGATCACGGTGCGCGAGACACGTCGCTCGGTTACCTGCTCGGTGACCTGGCTCTCCTGGTCGCTGCGGACCACGGTGACGACGCGTTCCTTGCCTGCGATGGGCGGAGCGCCCGTGCCGGCACCGCCTTCGTAGAGCTTGGGGAACCGGTTCTTGAATGCCTCATACTGGTCGGTCGTGATGGAGCTTGAAGCAGTGCGGGCGGCAATGCCCATCTGCTCAAGCTTCTCCATTACGTCCTTGCTCTTAAGGCCGGTTTCCTTGGCGATCTCGTGTACTCGCTTGTTGGCCATACGACGCTCTTATCTTCTTTCCCTTGCGGACGCTTGATCCTGCAATACCCGACGAAGCTTCGAACTGATTGCGAAAACCTGCTCATCAGGCTTCCGCTTTCTCCGCCTCGTCACTCTCGGCAGCCGCGGCATCCGCTTCCTCGCCTGCTTCAGCCGACTCTTCGGGAGTCGGCTCGTCGGAGGGCTCGGTGTCCATGTTCTCGTGAACCATGTCTTCCTCGCCCGGCTCGACTTCAATCTCTTTTTTCGCCTGCTGGGGCGCAGCCTCGAGGCTGGCCTCAACATGCTTGCGTGCACCGTTCAGAATGCGTGCAGCCATGTCGGCATCGATGCCGTCGATGGCCTCTAGTTCCTCGGCGGGCATCTCGGCCACTTCCTGCGCGGAGCGGAAGCCTTCGAGATAGAGCAGTTCCACGGCCACGGGGCTGATGCCCTCGATGGCGGCCAGGTTTTCCTTGGCGCGGTTCTGCTCTTCGGCGAACTCCGACTCGCTCTTCATGTCGATCTTCCAGCCGGTGAGCTGGGAGGCCAGTCGCACGTTCTGTCCGCGGCGACCGATGGCCAGCGAGAGCTGGTCGTCGCCGACGAGGATCTGCAGCGTGTTCTCTTCCTGATCGACGAAGACCTTGAGCACTTCGGCCGGTGCCAGCGCGTTGACGGCGAAGCGGCCGATCTCGGGGTCGTAGACGACGATGTCGATCTTCTCACCGCGAAGTTCCTGCACGACGGCCTGCACGCGCGAGCCCTTCATGCCCACGCAGGCGCCGACGGGATCGACGCTGGAGTCCTTCGATGAGACGGCGATCTTGGTGCGCGCGCCGGGCTCGCGGGCGATCTGAACGATCTGCACCACGCCTTCGGCGATCTCGGGCACTTCGACTTCGAACAGACGCTCGACAAGATGCGGCGTCGCACGCGAGAGAATGACCTGCGGGCCCTTGGCTGCGCGGTTCACGTCCAGGATGTAGGCGCGAACGCGGTCACCGGGGCGGTAGCTCTCGCGCGGGACCTGCTCCTTGCGCGGCAGCGCCGACTCGGTGCGGCCGATGTCGACGATGATGTCGCCGCGCTCGAAGCGGCGCACGATGCCGTGCACCAGCTCGCCCACGCGGTCTTTGTATTCTTCGTAAATGATGTCGCGTTCGGCGTCGCGGATCTTCTGGATGATGACCTGCTTGGCCGTCTGCGCGGCGATGCGGCCGAAGTCGGTGAGCTCGAGCTTCATGCCCACTTCGTCGCCCATCTGGGCGTCGGGGTCGAGTACGTGGGCGTCGTCGAGGGAGATCTCGATCTCATCGTCCTCGACGTCTTCCACGACGGTGCGGAACTCGAAGAGCTCCACCTCGCCCAGGTCTTCATTGAACTGGGCCTCGATCTCTCGATAGGTACCCAGCCGCTTCTTGGCGGCAGCCAGGATGGCCTGTTCGAGGGCCGAGACCACAATTTCGCGCTTGATTCCCTTGTCCTTGACGACGGAATCGATCACGCGACCGAGATTTCCAAGCCCGAGAGCGTCAGACATCGACTCTACTCTCCCACATACTCAAGATTTGCTTTCGAAATCGTGTCGAGCTGAACCACATGGGGTTCTCCTTCCACTTCGACGACGATCTCGTCTTCTCCAACTTCAATCAACGTGCCCACGAGAGTCACAAGGCCGTCCACCGGCACCCGAGGAACCACCCGCACCAGCTTGCCCTTGGCCCACTGGTAGTGACGAACCTTTTTGAGGGGCCGCGTCAAACCTGGCGAGGAGACCTCCAGAGTGAAGGCCTGCGGGATGGGATCTTCCACATCCAGGACCGTGCCGAATTCCCTCGAGAAGGTTTCGATCTGGTCCAGGCTGATCCCACCGGGGCGGTCCAGGTAGACCCTCACCAGCGCCGAGTTCGAGCGCGGGAGGAATTCCACCTCTACCAGTTCAAGGCCATGAGCCTCTACCAAGGGCATCGCCAGCGCCTCGAGGCGCGTTTCCATCGCAGTGCGATCTGCCATTGGCTTGCCTTTGCCTGGCACTCCGAAATAAAAAAGAGCGGGCTGACGGCCCACTCTTTCAGAGGAGTGCCTACTCAAGCGGTCCTTATCTAATACACGGGCGGCGTTTTGACAAGGTGCGCCGTGAGCCCCG of Chrysiogenia bacterium contains these proteins:
- a CDS encoding ribosome maturation factor RimP, which gives rise to MADRTAMETRLEALAMPLVEAHGLELVEVEFLPRSNSALVRVYLDRPGGISLDQIETFSREFGTVLDVEDPIPQAFTLEVSSPGLTRPLKKVRHYQWAKGKLVRVVPRVPVDGLVTLVGTLIEVGEDEIVVEVEGEPHVVQLDTISKANLEYVGE
- the nusA gene encoding transcription termination/antitermination protein NusA yields the protein MSDALGLGNLGRVIDSVVKDKGIKREIVVSALEQAILAAAKKRLGTYREIEAQFNEDLGEVELFEFRTVVEDVEDDEIEISLDDAHVLDPDAQMGDEVGMKLELTDFGRIAAQTAKQVIIQKIRDAERDIIYEEYKDRVGELVHGIVRRFERGDIIVDIGRTESALPRKEQVPRESYRPGDRVRAYILDVNRAAKGPQVILSRATPHLVERLFEVEVPEIAEGVVQIVQIAREPGARTKIAVSSKDSSVDPVGACVGMKGSRVQAVVQELRGEKIDIVVYDPEIGRFAVNALAPAEVLKVFVDQEENTLQILVGDDQLSLAIGRRGQNVRLASQLTGWKIDMKSESEFAEEQNRAKENLAAIEGISPVAVELLYLEGFRSAQEVAEMPAEELEAIDGIDADMAARILNGARKHVEASLEAAPQQAKKEIEVEPGEEDMVHENMDTEPSDEPTPEESAEAGEEADAAAAESDEAEKAEA